Proteins encoded together in one Chitinophaga sp. LS1 window:
- a CDS encoding helix-turn-helix domain-containing protein — protein sequence MRDERFCASNCSFTRAIGTIGNKWKPIIINVIGTRTVRFGQMDSIIPHISRKVLTEQLKELEEDGLLIRIAYKELPPRVDYRLSEKGLAFLPILESIKEWNFKYEVALIPKENDRITYNK from the coding sequence ATGAGAGACGAGAGATTTTGCGCTTCAAACTGCTCCTTTACAAGGGCAATTGGTACAATCGGGAATAAATGGAAACCGATCATCATCAATGTGATCGGTACCCGTACCGTGCGTTTTGGTCAGATGGATTCCATTATTCCGCATATTTCAAGAAAAGTACTGACCGAACAACTTAAGGAGCTGGAAGAAGATGGGCTGCTAATTAGAATAGCCTATAAGGAACTGCCGCCAAGGGTGGATTACCGGTTGTCTGAAAAGGGGTTAGCCTTTTTACCTATCTTGGAAAGTATCAAGGAATGGAACTTCAAATATGAGGTTGCTTTAATACCCAAGGAAAATGATAGAATAACTTATAACAAATAA
- a CDS encoding glucose 1-dehydrogenase, which produces MSRLKNKVAVITGGNSGIGLGIALEFKKEGAMGVIVGRNQETLDNAAAKLGSGFIAINADVTKLADLEKVFTTTAEKFGKIDVVVANAGAGAVGTVATFDEEAFDQAIDINLKSVYFTIQKALPYMNDGGSIILIGSNAAHRAYANFTLYGAAKAAVIYLAKGFSSDLLDRKIRANIITPGTTDTPAFDKFVPADQMEAVKKHFADQMPIGRIGQPSDIGKTAVFLASDDSSFMLGAELLVDGGMTYLSK; this is translated from the coding sequence ATGAGCAGATTAAAAAATAAGGTAGCAGTGATTACAGGCGGTAATAGCGGCATTGGTTTGGGCATTGCGTTGGAATTTAAGAAGGAAGGTGCAATGGGAGTTATTGTCGGCAGAAATCAAGAAACGTTGGACAACGCAGCGGCAAAACTGGGAAGTGGTTTTATCGCTATTAACGCCGATGTGACCAAACTGGCTGACCTAGAGAAAGTGTTTACAACAACCGCTGAAAAATTCGGCAAGATAGATGTCGTCGTTGCCAATGCGGGTGCCGGAGCAGTAGGAACTGTAGCGACTTTTGATGAAGAAGCGTTCGACCAGGCTATTGATATAAACCTGAAAAGTGTCTACTTCACAATCCAAAAAGCACTGCCCTACATGAATGATGGTGGTTCGATCATTTTAATCGGATCTAATGCGGCCCATCGGGCCTATGCGAATTTTACACTGTATGGCGCCGCAAAAGCGGCAGTGATATATTTGGCCAAAGGTTTCTCCAGCGACCTTTTGGATAGGAAGATTCGAGCAAATATAATCACACCGGGCACCACGGATACCCCGGCATTTGACAAGTTTGTTCCCGCAGACCAAATGGAAGCGGTAAAAAAACACTTTGCCGATCAAATGCCAATCGGCAGGATTGGACAACCATCTGATATCGGTAAAACAGCCGTTTTTTTAGCCTCTGATGATTCTTCGTTTATGCTAGGTGCCGAACTCTTGGTGGATGGCGGCATGACCTATTTATCTAAATAA
- a CDS encoding NADPH-dependent F420 reductase, whose protein sequence is MNNPENNVAKSYAIIGFGKIGQALAKAFVRKGIKVSVATTRTPERFAAEAAAIGKEIIPVTLGDAVKADVIFLAVRFESHPDVARAMHDWDGKMIIDVTNAYGVPPHKLGGLPSAKFVAQAFTNGKLIKGFNHLGAGILEKDPAVHGGNRVVFLAGDDEDATSEVATLAERLGFAPVKLGKLTDGGLLVQAQGNTWGQLIFQDLIKFKS, encoded by the coding sequence ATGAATAATCCAGAAAACAATGTAGCAAAAAGCTACGCCATTATCGGCTTTGGCAAGATCGGCCAGGCCCTGGCCAAAGCATTTGTTCGTAAAGGCATCAAAGTGTCTGTTGCTACCACACGTACTCCGGAACGTTTTGCTGCCGAAGCCGCCGCGATCGGAAAAGAGATCATTCCCGTAACACTTGGAGATGCCGTTAAGGCGGACGTTATCTTTTTGGCGGTGCGTTTCGAGTCGCACCCGGACGTTGCAAGGGCCATGCACGACTGGGATGGAAAGATGATCATCGATGTGACTAATGCCTACGGTGTGCCGCCCCACAAGCTGGGAGGGCTACCCTCGGCCAAATTTGTAGCGCAGGCTTTCACCAACGGGAAACTCATTAAAGGCTTTAACCATTTGGGAGCTGGTATCCTTGAAAAGGATCCGGCCGTACATGGCGGCAATAGGGTCGTGTTCCTGGCTGGCGACGATGAGGACGCAACTTCGGAGGTCGCAACGCTTGCGGAAAGGCTTGGTTTCGCGCCAGTCAAATTGGGCAAACTTACCGATGGCGGACTGCTGGTGCAAGCGCAAGGAAATACCTGGGGACAGTTGATCTTCCAGGACCTGATCAAGTTTAAATCTTAA